From Microbacterium sp. 10M-3C3:
CCGCCGCCGCGGCGAGGTCCGCGCGCGACACGGTGCCCCGGGCGGCGAGCGCGCCGACGACGCGGCGCAGCTCCGGAGCATCCGGATGCTTCGTCGCGAAGAACGTGCGCAGCGCGAGGTCTTCCGGCCGGTAGTGCAGCGTCGCCCGGGCGGCCGCGCCGTCGCGACCGGCACGGCCGAGCTCCTGGTAGTAGGCGTCGACGGAGTCGGGCACGTCGGCGTGCACGACGAAGCGCACGTCGGGCTTGTCGATGCCCATGCCGAACGCCGACGTCGCGACGACCACGTCGAGCTCACCCGCGTGGAAGCGCTCGTGGACGCGTTCGCGCTCCTTCGCCGGCAGCCCGCCGTGGTACGCGGCGACCCGCAGCCCGCGCGCCGTCAGGTCGGCGGCGTACTCCTGCGTGCTGCGGCGCGTCGCGACGTACACCAGCCCGGGCATCGGCAGGCCCGCGACATCGTCGACCACGGCGGCCCGCTTGTCGGCGTCTTCGGGGTGCCGGCGCACCGCGAGGTCGATGTTGGGGCGGTCGACGTCGCCCGCGAGGATGACCGGATCACGCAGGCCCAAGCGCTCGACGATCTCGCGGCGCACCGGCAGCGACGCCGTCGCGGTGAGCGCGAGCACGGGCGGACGGCCGAGCCGCTCCACCGCGTCGCCCAGCACGAGGTAGTCGGGGCGGAAGTCGTGCCCCCACGCCGCGATGCAGTGCGCCTCGTCGACGACGAACAGCGACACCCCCGCCTCGGCCACCCGCGTCACGACGTCATCCTTTGCGAGCTGCTCCGGCGCGAGCAGGAGGTACTCGATCTCGCCGGCGTCCACGCGCTCCCACGTGTCGCGCGTCGCGCGCGCGCCGCGCGTGGAGTTCAGAACCGCACCGACGGGCGCGTCGGGCGCCTCGCCGAGCCGCTCGACCTGATCCGCCTGCAGGGCGATGAGCGGCGACACGACGACCGCGATCCCCGGTCGCAGCGCCGCGGCGATCTGATAGACCGCGGACTTGCCCGACCCGGTCGCCCATACGACGAGCACGTCGCGGCCGTCGAC
This genomic window contains:
- a CDS encoding RecQ family ATP-dependent DNA helicase, with protein sequence MTSLDIDGVARERFGLDHLHPDQREAIRAAVDGRDVLVVWATGSGKSAVYQIAAALRPGIAVVVSPLIALQADQVERLGEAPDAPVGAVLNSTRGARATRDTWERVDAGEIEYLLLAPEQLAKDDVVTRVAEAGVSLFVVDEAHCIAAWGHDFRPDYLVLGDAVERLGRPPVLALTATASLPVRREIVERLGLRDPVILAGDVDRPNIDLAVRRHPEDADKRAAVVDDVAGLPMPGLVYVATRRSTQEYAADLTARGLRVAAYHGGLPAKERERVHERFHAGELDVVVATSAFGMGIDKPDVRFVVHADVPDSVDAYYQELGRAGRDGAAARATLHYRPEDLALRTFFATKHPDAPELRRVVGALAARGTVSRADLAAAAEVAPRRLTALLSLLVDTAAARIDRNGASWLGRDEKAAVAAALQRSEDREHIDRSRVDMMRGYAETRRCRRHVLLGYFGQELPEPCGHCDTCADGSAYAAQAASVGGDEWQVDEPVTHAEWGEGTVMAVEADRITVFFESQGYKTLARAVISEHGLLRESFTGFTGVRP